Proteins encoded by one window of Chryseobacterium foetidum:
- a CDS encoding helix-turn-helix domain-containing protein: protein MSYFGANIKTIRHAKGLSQQAFADLFELNRGVIGAYEEGRSEPKIATLLTVVHYFNLDLDKFLTVPLTVDDLNKPESFEKYQLSFNSELPYQENTIDNNEKYNSLQKALANIDLIYEFADDKLLLSNYKAGDFLFLMKSNLMEENPETLLFIDNGNLQYLSAIDKELFSEKEVYRIAGYLSSDQKNILSSILERIEILERKGK, encoded by the coding sequence ATGAGTTATTTCGGAGCTAATATTAAAACAATAAGACACGCAAAAGGATTAAGCCAACAGGCGTTCGCAGATTTATTTGAATTAAACCGAGGCGTAATAGGAGCGTACGAGGAAGGACGTTCAGAACCCAAAATCGCTACATTACTAACTGTAGTTCATTACTTTAATCTCGATCTGGATAAATTTCTTACTGTTCCGCTGACGGTTGATGATTTAAATAAACCAGAAAGTTTTGAGAAATATCAGCTTTCCTTCAATTCAGAATTGCCTTATCAGGAAAATACTATTGACAATAATGAAAAATATAATTCACTGCAAAAAGCATTGGCAAATATCGATTTAATCTATGAATTTGCAGATGATAAATTGCTTTTATCGAATTATAAAGCAGGTGATTTTCTTTTTTTAATGAAGTCAAATCTCATGGAAGAAAATCCTGAAACGCTTCTTTTTATTGACAACGGAAATCTGCAGTATCTTTCAGCGATTGACAAAGAACTATTTTCTGAAAAAGAAGTTTATAGAATCGCAGGCTATCTTTCTTCTGACCAAAAAAATATCCTCTCCAGTATTTTGGAAAGGATTGAGATTTTGGAGAGAAAGGGAAAATAA
- a CDS encoding flotillin family protein, with product MNTPLIVGIVVTVVASLGLIFWILSMYKKTVQGIVILRTGYGGTKVFFNAGIVIPVIHRMESMDISVKKLEIAREGRAGLICKDNMRADIQVAFFIRVNKSADDIVNVGQTIGCQRASDINTLRELFEAKFSEALKTVGKKFEFIELYEARSEFRQEILHIIGTDLNGYVLDDCAIDYLEQTKIENLDKDNILDSEGIKKITELTATQNIKANQVRRDEEKTITKQNVEAREAILELEKQLAEKEESQKREVANIKARENAEILKVDEEERLKYETVRIATEEKLQIAEENKQRQVVIASKNKERADLVETERVQKDKMLEATERERIVSLAQIEKEKAIELEKKNIQDAIRERLTMEKTVVEEQQTIKDLEAFKTADRTKQVEITLATQEAEKKLIQETRAAESRKLSAEKDAQKYVIEAQAKRDAAEKEAEARKIIADAKAKEEATVGLSEAQVLHAKADAAERQGIVESIVIEKKAEAERKEGIAQAEVIREKAFAEAAGITEKAEAMKKLNDAGKDHEEFRLTLAKEKEVELAHISIQKAIAQAQAGVLAEAFKSAKIDIVGGDNTFFDNVVRQVSAGKGLDKFISHSENATLVKENLLGDGENIIGKVMGMVDKYNISSEDIKNMSIASLIFKLNGVADQQEKGLLARAMDMAKNLGIEQKPIR from the coding sequence ATGAATACACCTTTGATTGTTGGGATTGTTGTCACCGTGGTGGCGTCTCTCGGATTGATTTTCTGGATTTTATCGATGTATAAAAAAACCGTTCAGGGAATCGTAATTTTAAGGACAGGTTATGGAGGAACCAAGGTTTTCTTCAACGCAGGAATTGTAATTCCGGTCATCCACAGAATGGAATCGATGGATATTTCAGTGAAAAAACTGGAAATCGCCAGAGAAGGCCGTGCCGGACTGATCTGTAAAGACAATATGAGAGCCGATATTCAGGTGGCTTTCTTTATCAGAGTCAATAAATCGGCGGATGACATTGTGAATGTCGGTCAGACGATTGGTTGCCAGAGAGCTTCTGATATCAATACGTTGAGAGAATTATTTGAGGCTAAATTTTCTGAAGCTTTGAAAACGGTTGGTAAAAAGTTTGAATTTATCGAACTCTACGAAGCAAGAAGCGAATTCCGTCAGGAAATTCTTCATATTATCGGAACAGATTTGAACGGTTATGTTTTGGATGACTGTGCGATTGATTATCTGGAGCAGACTAAAATTGAAAATTTAGATAAAGACAATATTTTAGATTCTGAAGGTATTAAAAAGATTACCGAATTAACAGCAACTCAAAATATTAAAGCCAATCAGGTTCGCAGAGATGAGGAGAAAACCATCACCAAACAGAATGTAGAAGCCCGTGAAGCAATTTTAGAACTGGAAAAACAATTAGCTGAAAAAGAAGAATCTCAAAAAAGAGAAGTGGCTAATATCAAAGCGCGTGAAAATGCTGAAATATTGAAAGTTGATGAAGAAGAGCGTCTGAAATATGAAACCGTTCGTATCGCAACAGAAGAAAAGCTTCAGATTGCTGAAGAAAACAAGCAAAGACAGGTCGTGATCGCTTCCAAAAATAAAGAACGCGCCGATTTGGTGGAAACAGAAAGAGTACAGAAAGATAAAATGCTTGAAGCAACTGAAAGAGAAAGAATTGTTTCTCTGGCTCAGATTGAAAAAGAAAAGGCCATCGAACTGGAAAAGAAAAATATTCAGGATGCAATCCGTGAGCGTTTGACGATGGAGAAAACCGTAGTTGAAGAGCAGCAGACCATCAAGGATTTGGAAGCCTTCAAAACGGCTGACAGAACCAAGCAGGTTGAAATTACTCTGGCAACTCAGGAAGCGGAAAAGAAATTAATTCAGGAAACGAGAGCGGCAGAATCAAGAAAATTATCTGCTGAAAAAGATGCTCAGAAATACGTCATCGAAGCTCAGGCAAAAAGAGATGCTGCAGAAAAAGAAGCGGAAGCCCGTAAAATTATTGCTGATGCAAAAGCCAAAGAAGAAGCGACGGTAGGATTATCTGAAGCTCAGGTTCTACATGCAAAAGCCGATGCTGCCGAAAGGCAGGGAATCGTTGAGTCAATCGTTATTGAGAAAAAAGCAGAAGCGGAAAGAAAAGAAGGTATCGCACAAGCAGAAGTTATCAGGGAGAAAGCATTTGCAGAAGCTGCCGGAATTACAGAAAAAGCGGAAGCAATGAAAAAACTGAACGATGCCGGAAAAGATCATGAAGAGTTCAGACTGACTTTAGCGAAAGAAAAAGAAGTGGAATTGGCTCACATTTCAATTCAGAAAGCTATCGCACAGGCACAAGCCGGAGTTTTGGCGGAAGCGTTCAAGTCTGCAAAAATTGATATCGTAGGTGGAGATAATACATTCTTTGATAATGTGGTTCGTCAGGTTTCTGCAGGAAAAGGTTTGGATAAATTCATCAGCCACAGCGAAAACGCAACTTTGGTCAAAGAAAATCTTTTGGGAGACGGCGAAAATATCATCGGAAAAGTAATGGGAATGGTTGATAAATACAATATTTCTTCTGAAGACATCAAAAACATGAGCATCGCAAGCCTGATTTTCAAACTGAATGGAGTTGCCGACCAGCAGGAAAAAGGTCTTCTCGCAAGAGCAATGGACATGGCGAAAAATCTGGGTATCGAACAAAAACCAATCAGATAA